The following coding sequences are from one Elusimicrobium minutum Pei191 window:
- the ybgF gene encoding tol-pal system protein YbgF, giving the protein MKNLTKTFFILALGFFFMGCLASDKDMSALKEQMVELNRALATMQANQADLGAKMDELSSDISVNNENLQETNLQLTRLSSKLDDLSIATTAVAQMQAEASAKAVILPTTVFETAKVNLDDKKYDSAIEGFKLYIEKFPEGELVQEAYNLIGDAYFAKKEYKSAAIEYANLIKKYPKSKKTPSYRLKYAKSIIPLNKKTEAKQYLQSIIQDYPKSSEAKVAQRELGKLK; this is encoded by the coding sequence ATGAAAAATTTAACTAAAACATTTTTTATTTTAGCTTTGGGCTTCTTTTTTATGGGCTGTCTGGCAAGCGATAAAGACATGAGCGCCCTTAAAGAACAAATGGTTGAGCTTAACAGAGCTCTTGCCACAATGCAGGCCAACCAGGCTGATTTGGGCGCTAAGATGGATGAGCTTTCCTCAGACATCAGCGTTAATAATGAAAACCTGCAGGAAACCAATTTACAATTAACCCGTTTATCCTCTAAGTTGGACGATTTGTCCATAGCCACAACGGCCGTAGCGCAAATGCAGGCGGAAGCTTCTGCAAAAGCGGTAATACTTCCCACAACGGTTTTTGAAACGGCAAAAGTAAACCTTGACGACAAAAAGTATGACAGCGCCATTGAAGGTTTTAAATTATATATAGAAAAATTTCCCGAAGGCGAACTTGTGCAGGAAGCTTATAATTTAATAGGCGACGCGTACTTTGCTAAAAAAGAATATAAATCCGCCGCCATAGAATACGCCAATTTAATTAAAAAATACCCGAAAAGCAAAAAAACGCCTTCTTACAGACTTAAATATGCAAAATCCATTATTCCTTTAAATAAAAAGACTGAAGCAAAACAGTATTTGCAGTCTATTATACAGGATTATCCTAAATCATCCGAAGCTAAAGTAGCTCAAAGAGAACTCGGTAAATTAAAATGA
- a CDS encoding SPL family radical SAM protein, giving the protein MEIKDITAHVARVLPHTGVNKQRELVRLIFEINKRGGGSLETILPFEEKLTFDKAKKILVAKRYPKNGAKMPLSSIYLPKLDLDAYAKADLSGLAFYPKNIYVDTEVKDSDLAKRVKEMFPNASYEVLEQRKQVGSKEYSKRLETLYIIREKYDFLKPCPCTRGAYGCGYNLVNLGFGCVYECAYCFLQEYQNLHAVILPANIGDFLSKIGASNPRKGPFNKPRIGSGEFTDSLVFDHITGYSKEIIRFFKTRPDLDFEFKTKSVNIGGLLASGGAENIIVAWSVNAQNIIKNTEFLTPSLDERLEASLKVVNAGFKTAFHFDPVIIHEGWKENYKKTIDKIAAKIPSDKISWISVGTLRFNRDLKKIAEARHPGVSMLDEEFFLAFDGKMRYSESDRKEVYDFMIPLLKERFSKSKIYLCMENVL; this is encoded by the coding sequence ATGGAAATTAAAGATATTACGGCGCACGTGGCAAGAGTGCTTCCGCACACTGGCGTTAATAAACAGCGTGAACTTGTGCGCCTTATTTTTGAAATTAATAAACGCGGCGGCGGAAGTTTGGAAACTATTTTGCCGTTTGAAGAGAAACTTACCTTTGATAAAGCCAAAAAAATATTAGTAGCCAAACGTTACCCCAAAAACGGCGCTAAAATGCCTTTAAGCTCAATATATCTGCCTAAACTTGATTTAGACGCTTACGCGAAAGCGGATTTAAGCGGCTTGGCTTTTTACCCTAAAAATATTTATGTGGACACCGAAGTTAAGGACAGTGATTTAGCTAAACGCGTAAAAGAAATGTTCCCCAACGCGAGTTATGAAGTGCTTGAACAAAGAAAGCAGGTTGGCAGCAAGGAATATTCCAAAAGACTTGAAACGCTTTATATAATACGCGAAAAATATGATTTTTTAAAACCTTGCCCATGTACCCGGGGCGCTTACGGCTGCGGGTATAACTTGGTTAATTTGGGGTTTGGCTGCGTGTATGAGTGCGCTTATTGCTTTTTGCAGGAATACCAAAACCTTCACGCTGTTATTTTACCCGCTAATATAGGGGATTTTTTAAGCAAAATCGGTGCCTCAAACCCCAGAAAAGGCCCTTTTAATAAACCCCGTATAGGGAGCGGCGAGTTTACGGATTCTTTGGTTTTTGACCATATTACAGGCTATTCTAAAGAGATAATTAGATTTTTTAAAACCAGGCCGGATTTAGATTTTGAGTTTAAAACAAAAAGTGTTAATATTGGCGGTTTACTTGCTTCGGGCGGAGCTGAAAACATTATTGTTGCCTGGAGCGTGAACGCCCAAAATATTATAAAAAATACGGAGTTTTTAACCCCGTCTTTAGATGAAAGACTAGAAGCCTCTTTAAAAGTTGTAAACGCCGGGTTTAAGACGGCATTCCATTTTGACCCCGTTATAATACATGAAGGTTGGAAGGAAAATTATAAAAAAACCATAGATAAAATAGCCGCCAAAATCCCTTCGGACAAAATATCTTGGATAAGCGTCGGCACGTTGCGTTTTAACAGGGATTTAAAGAAAATAGCCGAAGCAAGGCATCCTGGCGTTTCCATGCTTGACGAGGAGTTCTTTTTAGCTTTTGACGGTAAAATGAGATACAGCGAAAGCGACAGAAAGGAAGTTTACGATTTTATGATTCCGCTTTTAAAAGAACGTTTCAGTAAAAGTAAAATTTACCTTTGTATGGAAAATGTTTTATAA
- a CDS encoding TlpA family protein disulfide reductase produces MKKKLLVLALALAFVGACSFTGPKVAFNLPNINGTQFDSAVNAKKQPVFLAFMATYCGYCKMSVPMIVELQNNFGSKGLKVVGVFSDGSADGPAAYAKEFGINYDVLYQGGQLAQEAKVNGVPHFVLLNKNHQIVRVWSGYSPDHNFAEEIQKVL; encoded by the coding sequence ATGAAAAAGAAATTATTAGTATTAGCGCTTGCTCTCGCCTTCGTAGGCGCGTGCAGCTTTACAGGACCGAAAGTTGCGTTTAATTTACCCAACATTAACGGTACGCAATTTGATTCAGCGGTAAACGCCAAAAAACAACCTGTCTTTTTAGCTTTTATGGCGACATACTGCGGCTATTGCAAAATGTCAGTTCCTATGATTGTGGAACTCCAAAATAACTTTGGCTCTAAAGGGTTAAAAGTTGTAGGCGTGTTCTCTGACGGCTCCGCGGATGGCCCGGCGGCCTACGCAAAGGAATTCGGCATTAATTATGATGTTCTTTACCAGGGCGGCCAGCTTGCCCAGGAAGCCAAAGTTAACGGGGTACCTCACTTTGTGTTGTTAAATAAGAACCATCAAATCGTAAGAGTTTGGAGCGGCTACAGCCCAGACCATAACTTTGCAGAAGAAATACAAAAAGTATTGTAA
- a CDS encoding aldo/keto reductase — translation MVKRAFSQGENLFPVALGTWAIGGNHWGGVEDKSSIEALEAAIDSGFNIIDTAPVYGYGHSEELVGRAIKGKRDKVFIATKCGLLWPGDVIKKNLTEASIIFEVEHSLKRLGVDYIDLYQTHWPDINVSLEETYSTLLKLKKHGKIKHIGVCNVELDLLEEITKICPVASVQNEYSFLKTKYGDDVFEYCSKNNISFFAYGSLAGGILSGKYDKAPFFPKSDARSFMYQYYRGEAFNKAQAVAGRFKEVALKYNVPTPAAAIAWVMAQRPFIFPLVGAKTKEQIKQNALAAEVNLTKEDLDFLNGN, via the coding sequence ATGGTTAAAAGGGCGTTTTCACAAGGCGAAAATTTGTTTCCCGTTGCTTTGGGTACCTGGGCTATTGGCGGCAACCATTGGGGCGGAGTTGAAGATAAAAGTTCAATAGAAGCGCTTGAGGCCGCCATTGACAGCGGTTTTAATATTATTGACACCGCGCCCGTGTACGGGTACGGACACAGCGAAGAACTTGTGGGCCGCGCGATAAAAGGAAAACGCGATAAAGTTTTTATAGCCACAAAATGCGGTCTTTTATGGCCGGGCGATGTTATAAAGAAAAATCTTACCGAGGCCAGCATAATCTTTGAAGTGGAGCATTCTTTAAAAAGGCTGGGCGTTGATTATATTGACCTTTACCAAACGCATTGGCCCGATATAAATGTTTCTTTAGAGGAAACATATTCAACTCTTCTTAAGCTTAAAAAACACGGTAAAATTAAACATATAGGCGTTTGCAATGTGGAACTTGATTTGTTGGAAGAAATTACAAAAATCTGTCCCGTGGCCAGCGTGCAAAACGAATATTCTTTTTTAAAAACAAAATACGGGGATGACGTTTTTGAATACTGCTCTAAAAATAATATTTCTTTTTTTGCTTACGGTTCTTTAGCGGGCGGCATTTTAAGCGGTAAGTATGATAAAGCGCCCTTTTTTCCCAAATCAGACGCGAGAAGTTTTATGTACCAGTATTACAGGGGCGAGGCCTTTAATAAAGCACAAGCCGTTGCCGGAAGATTTAAAGAGGTGGCTTTAAAATATAATGTGCCTACGCCGGCGGCCGCTATAGCGTGGGTAATGGCGCAGCGCCCGTTTATTTTTCCGCTTGTGGGTGCTAAAACCAAAGAACAAATTAAGCAAAACGCGCTTGCCGCCGAAGTAAATTTGACTAAGGAAGATTTAGATTTTTTAAATGGAAATTAA
- a CDS encoding type IV pilin protein: protein MKNNKGFTLIELLVVVLIIGILAAIALPQYTKTVEKSRAAEALLNLKAISDAANRFYLMNNTYNGIDISATGNLDIEPPATTATSKFDYVATPASPTTTLTITAYRRVGTTTGSASSKQYSIAFVLTNGATTSRTCAVGTGDANICKALNIN from the coding sequence ATGAAAAATAATAAAGGTTTCACATTAATCGAACTTCTCGTTGTAGTTCTTATTATTGGTATCTTGGCCGCGATAGCGCTGCCCCAGTATACCAAAACAGTTGAAAAGTCCCGCGCAGCGGAGGCTTTACTCAACCTTAAAGCAATATCAGACGCAGCCAACAGATTCTACCTCATGAATAATACATATAACGGTATTGATATTTCTGCTACCGGTAATTTAGATATTGAACCGCCTGCTACTACAGCAACGTCAAAATTTGACTATGTTGCCACGCCCGCCAGCCCTACGACAACTCTTACAATTACCGCTTACAGAAGGGTAGGCACGACCACAGGGTCAGCCAGCAGCAAACAATACTCGATAGCGTTTGTTCTAACAAACGGCGCTACCACGAGCAGGACCTGTGCCGTCGGTACGGGTGATGCGAATATTTGTAAAGCTCTTAATATTAACTAA
- the gatB gene encoding Asp-tRNA(Asn)/Glu-tRNA(Gln) amidotransferase subunit GatB, which translates to MTQFEPVIGLEIHLQLNTNSKLFCSCPSGMADNPIPNSAVCPVCTAQPGTLPVLNKGAVELAVKAALALNLEINKISLFDRKNYFYPDLPKGYQITQLFKPISEHGWLEVNGRKVGITRAHMEEDAGKSIHHASYSLIDWNRAGTPLLEIVSEPEIHSADEAYEFLTKLKSNVSWVGASNADMEKGELRVDVNISLRPAGIKTFGTKVEIKNLNSFKAVRDAINVEIERQTEMLNEGKKIKQETLLFDKEKGETVSMRSKEDALDYRYFPDPDLPPLVLADEWLESVIASRPEMPARRKERFTKDYGLSDYDAGVLTSERALSEYYEDTVKTGANPKNAANWITTDLLGAINAAKLDINDCPVTAKQLGTIVTLTDSGKISRAQAKKVFEQCWQTKKDPEVIVKELGLEQVSDENQLETWAKEAIAENPKIVSDVKSGNPKAIGALIGSVMKKSKGKANPGKMNEIFAKLLQ; encoded by the coding sequence ATGACACAATTTGAACCTGTAATAGGCCTTGAAATACATTTGCAGTTAAACACAAACAGCAAACTTTTTTGTTCCTGCCCCAGCGGCATGGCGGATAACCCCATTCCAAACTCGGCGGTATGCCCCGTATGTACGGCTCAGCCGGGCACATTGCCCGTTCTTAATAAAGGTGCTGTGGAACTCGCGGTAAAAGCCGCTTTGGCTTTAAATCTTGAAATAAATAAAATATCTTTATTTGACCGCAAAAATTATTTTTACCCCGACCTTCCCAAAGGCTACCAGATAACGCAGCTTTTTAAACCGATATCCGAACACGGTTGGCTTGAAGTAAACGGCCGTAAAGTAGGCATTACAAGGGCGCATATGGAAGAGGACGCCGGTAAATCAATACACCACGCCTCTTACAGTTTGATTGACTGGAACCGCGCCGGAACCCCTCTTTTGGAAATAGTTTCCGAGCCTGAAATCCACAGCGCTGACGAAGCTTACGAATTTTTAACCAAGCTCAAAAGCAATGTTTCCTGGGTAGGCGCCTCCAACGCCGACATGGAAAAAGGCGAACTGAGAGTAGACGTTAATATTTCTCTCAGACCCGCGGGTATAAAAACCTTTGGAACAAAGGTTGAAATCAAAAACCTTAACTCATTTAAAGCCGTTCGTGACGCTATTAACGTTGAAATTGAAAGACAGACGGAAATGCTTAACGAGGGCAAAAAAATAAAGCAGGAAACGCTTCTTTTTGATAAAGAAAAAGGAGAAACCGTTTCCATGCGCTCTAAAGAAGACGCTTTAGATTACAGATATTTCCCCGATCCGGACCTTCCGCCTTTAGTTTTGGCTGACGAATGGCTGGAAAGCGTTATAGCCTCCAGGCCGGAAATGCCTGCCCGGCGCAAAGAAAGATTTACAAAAGATTACGGCCTGTCGGACTATGACGCAGGCGTGCTTACAAGCGAACGCGCCCTTTCCGAATACTATGAAGACACCGTAAAAACAGGCGCTAACCCTAAAAACGCAGCAAACTGGATAACCACGGACCTGCTTGGCGCCATAAACGCGGCAAAACTTGACATTAACGACTGCCCTGTAACGGCAAAACAGCTTGGGACTATAGTTACGCTTACAGATAGCGGCAAAATATCCCGCGCGCAGGCCAAAAAAGTTTTTGAACAGTGCTGGCAAACCAAAAAAGATCCCGAAGTTATTGTAAAAGAACTTGGACTTGAACAAGTCTCCGACGAGAATCAGCTTGAAACATGGGCAAAAGAAGCTATTGCGGAAAACCCTAAAATAGTGTCTGACGTAAAAAGCGGCAACCCTAAAGCCATCGGCGCTCTTATAGGCAGCGTTATGAAAAAAAGCAAGGGTAAAGCTAACCCCGGGAAAATGAACGAAATCTTTGCAAAACTTTTACAATAA
- a CDS encoding DPP IV N-terminal domain-containing protein — MKKIKLLILAMLLICTAAISYAQSDVYIGIASRGGNALPKLGIAQFKYDEGSKKAAAQVRDIMRADLMFSRHFDISEKGPKIDTANIVKTLEEWQKNTFSEFVLYGEVSSEGEDFIINIFIYNTSEKKPVFARSYRGKENALRRLSHIASDQVVKELTGKRGIADTRIAFANSATGNKEIYIADYDGANLKKLTTDRSIALLPRWSKDGKIYYTSYRYKNPDVFSIDLAAGKVSPVAITKGLELIGGVSPDGRSIILTRSGGTNPSIFEINLETGKSVQLTDKAGVDGSPSYSPDGRFITFVSNRSGNPQIYVMDLQNGSTRRITSSLNWADTPQWSPTGEWIVFAGRTAAQNPIDIFLVDITGTQIRQLTSDSANNEDPTWSPDGRFIAFTTTRKGRRQLYVMDADGSAPHLLADIPGNSYTPHWSM, encoded by the coding sequence ATGAAAAAAATAAAATTATTAATACTTGCCATGCTTTTAATATGCACGGCAGCAATATCTTACGCACAGTCAGACGTGTATATAGGCATAGCATCCCGCGGGGGAAACGCGCTTCCAAAGCTTGGCATAGCCCAGTTTAAATATGACGAAGGCTCAAAAAAAGCCGCCGCGCAAGTACGCGATATTATGCGCGCGGACTTAATGTTTAGCAGGCATTTTGACATAAGTGAAAAAGGCCCTAAAATAGATACAGCTAACATTGTAAAAACCCTTGAGGAATGGCAAAAAAACACTTTTTCCGAATTTGTTCTCTACGGCGAAGTATCCTCCGAAGGCGAGGATTTTATTATTAATATTTTTATTTATAACACTTCTGAAAAAAAGCCCGTTTTCGCCCGCAGTTACAGAGGCAAAGAAAACGCGCTTAGGCGTTTATCACACATAGCGAGCGACCAGGTTGTAAAAGAACTTACCGGAAAAAGAGGCATCGCCGACACTCGAATAGCTTTTGCCAATAGCGCCACGGGAAATAAAGAAATTTATATAGCGGACTACGACGGCGCTAACTTAAAAAAACTTACGACTGACCGCTCCATAGCGCTTTTACCCCGCTGGTCTAAAGACGGCAAAATTTATTACACCTCTTACAGATATAAAAACCCGGACGTGTTTTCCATTGATTTAGCGGCGGGCAAAGTTTCGCCCGTGGCTATAACAAAAGGATTGGAACTTATAGGCGGCGTATCACCGGACGGACGTTCCATTATTTTAACCCGCTCCGGCGGCACAAACCCAAGCATTTTTGAAATAAATTTAGAAACGGGCAAAAGCGTGCAGTTAACAGATAAAGCGGGGGTGGACGGGTCCCCCTCATATTCGCCTGACGGCCGTTTTATAACATTTGTTTCAAACCGCTCGGGCAACCCGCAGATTTATGTTATGGATTTGCAAAACGGCTCAACAAGGCGCATAACCTCAAGTCTTAACTGGGCGGATACGCCCCAGTGGTCCCCAACCGGAGAATGGATTGTATTCGCGGGCAGAACAGCCGCCCAAAATCCTATAGACATATTTTTAGTTGATATCACAGGTACGCAGATAAGGCAGCTTACGTCGGACTCGGCTAATAATGAGGACCCTACCTGGTCACCCGACGGCCGTTTTATTGCGTTTACAACCACCCGCAAAGGCCGCAGGCAGCTTTATGTAATGGACGCGGACGGCAGCGCTCCTCATTTACTGGCTGATATACCGGGCAACTCATACACTCCGCACTGGTCAATGTAA
- a CDS encoding OmpA family protein, whose amino-acid sequence MKNLIKIAMVACLVLSIAACRKNVQNDDMLADENLSAPTTVDVVVEETPVIIDVQNTEIALRQVNFALDKYNLSDAAKKVLADNAALIKTKTANAAFNIVVEGHCDERGTISYNIALGEKRANEVKNYYTRLGVPAKNIVTVSYGEEKPLCYDATENCYAKNRRAETVLTVK is encoded by the coding sequence ATGAAGAACTTAATTAAAATTGCAATGGTCGCATGCTTGGTATTAAGCATTGCCGCCTGCAGAAAAAACGTACAGAATGACGATATGTTAGCGGATGAAAACCTTTCCGCCCCTACGACTGTAGATGTAGTCGTTGAAGAAACCCCCGTAATCATTGACGTGCAAAACACGGAAATCGCGTTACGCCAGGTTAACTTCGCGCTTGATAAATATAATCTTTCCGACGCTGCTAAAAAAGTCTTAGCTGATAACGCCGCTTTAATCAAAACAAAAACGGCAAATGCCGCTTTTAACATTGTAGTTGAAGGCCACTGCGATGAAAGAGGCACAATTTCTTACAACATCGCTCTCGGTGAAAAAAGAGCCAATGAAGTTAAGAATTACTATACAAGACTCGGCGTTCCCGCAAAGAACATCGTTACCGTTTCTTACGGTGAAGAAAAGCCCCTCTGCTATGACGCTACAGAAAACTGCTACGCCAAAAACAGAAGAGCTGAAACAGTCTTAACAGTAAAATAA
- the hypA gene encoding hydrogenase nickel incorporation protein HypA: MHEWALSDSIAKAALAIKNEQNLKEITSITVVLGEVQDIHAGVFKEIFDEVKLQHAGVEKAELKIETEKGFFKCNNCKTEFGFEREKLPHETAEDIHFVPETLRLYINCPKCKSSDFNIIKGRGLYIKEIEGDK, translated from the coding sequence ATGCATGAATGGGCGTTAAGCGACAGTATAGCAAAGGCCGCCTTGGCCATAAAAAACGAGCAGAATCTCAAAGAAATAACCTCAATAACAGTAGTGCTGGGTGAGGTGCAGGATATTCACGCGGGCGTTTTTAAGGAAATTTTTGACGAAGTAAAGTTACAGCATGCGGGCGTTGAAAAAGCGGAACTTAAAATAGAAACTGAAAAAGGTTTCTTTAAATGCAATAACTGCAAAACCGAATTCGGTTTTGAGCGGGAAAAACTACCACATGAAACAGCGGAAGACATCCACTTCGTGCCGGAAACGCTGCGCCTCTATATCAACTGCCCTAAATGCAAAAGTTCCGACTTTAACATTATAAAAGGCCGCGGGCTTTATATTAAAGAAATTGAAGGGGATAAATAA
- the murB gene encoding UDP-N-acetylmuramate dehydrogenase, whose translation MDFKKELKDFFGDNCLLDEPMHTHTTYKTGGMAEALVYPKTVEDWSFILKLANVNDLPFRVLGFGSNVIVSDRGLKGITASTKRMTEVTITDTALKAEAGLALDKAIEIAVDSGLAGMEKMSGIPGSIGGAVKMNAGAFGQETFDKLDYFEIINREGRPSIIQKEDLQYGYRCVAGIEDFIVISAAFELKKDNFKQLIESRNLILSKRALNQPLDLPSAGSVFKRPAGDYASRLIDEAGLRGLSIGGAKVSEKHAGFIVNFNAASSQDIKNLIDEVQRIVKEKTGVKLELEQILWGDF comes from the coding sequence ATGGACTTTAAAAAAGAATTAAAAGATTTTTTTGGCGATAATTGCCTTTTAGACGAACCTATGCACACGCATACCACTTACAAAACAGGCGGCATGGCGGAGGCCCTTGTTTACCCTAAAACCGTTGAGGATTGGAGTTTTATTTTAAAACTCGCCAACGTTAATGATTTACCTTTCAGAGTGCTGGGGTTCGGTTCAAACGTTATAGTAAGCGACAGGGGGTTAAAAGGGATAACGGCCTCAACCAAAAGAATGACTGAGGTTACAATAACAGACACCGCGCTTAAAGCGGAAGCGGGCCTTGCCTTGGATAAAGCCATAGAAATCGCCGTGGACAGCGGTTTAGCAGGTATGGAAAAAATGTCAGGCATACCGGGCAGTATAGGCGGCGCGGTAAAAATGAACGCCGGCGCTTTCGGACAGGAAACTTTTGACAAGCTTGATTATTTTGAAATTATAAACCGTGAAGGCCGCCCGTCAATAATACAGAAAGAGGATTTGCAGTACGGCTACCGCTGCGTTGCGGGTATAGAGGATTTTATAGTAATATCGGCCGCGTTTGAATTAAAAAAAGATAATTTTAAACAGCTTATTGAATCAAGAAATTTAATTTTAAGTAAACGCGCTTTAAACCAGCCGCTTGATTTGCCTTCCGCGGGCAGCGTTTTTAAACGCCCTGCGGGTGATTACGCATCGCGCCTTATTGACGAGGCCGGGTTAAGGGGTCTTAGCATAGGCGGGGCGAAAGTTTCCGAAAAACACGCCGGTTTTATAGTTAACTTTAACGCCGCCTCTTCGCAGGATATTAAAAACTTAATCGATGAAGTACAAAGAATAGTTAAAGAAAAAACAGGCGTAAAATTAGAGCTTGAGCAAATTTTATGGGGGGATTTTTAA
- a CDS encoding lipid II flippase MurJ has protein sequence MKRLFNEYSYRKGAVVSVACSCVWKLLSFINSIIIAFLFGAYYGTDIYFYLIMAAGIGSNLALSYNTNVVIPHASYIAKQSKESEIKFLNLFIYFYIAAGFIFIVFGGVTPGFWLNLISRFNIITPAAESLFVLALIYFAFLLLTQLLINILERHRIFGIAYLSPLNAALPLLLLLCFHKTLGVAAMLCGFIAAQFIQSAACVLIMFVKLDWKITPSLESVDKNFIKNSLGSLGGEILVLINSFLPLFLMTGFGSGVLSALNYAKQIFDSPTEIITNRITAVTRIKFNELSTEKNTKNLADYFYQNLTVLLLIMTPVAVFTAAFSYDIVTLFFKRGSFSSENVRQTSLFVSFFMPSIILLLPVYLHRNLASAERRLKEFFKYQFINAVVFAALILICMRQIGPLGYPVAFFWGNVFWLCLAPVFLSKYLNFISHKKTIFLMLSVLVFGLVSLAPSIAAAKFIDMLFLRIFICGSIYVVCFALLAYLARGKYKKYI, from the coding sequence ATGAAAAGACTTTTTAATGAATATTCGTATAGGAAAGGCGCTGTGGTAAGCGTTGCGTGCAGCTGCGTATGGAAATTGCTTTCTTTTATAAACAGTATTATAATAGCCTTTCTCTTCGGCGCTTATTACGGCACGGATATTTATTTTTACCTTATTATGGCGGCGGGCATAGGCTCAAACCTGGCCCTTTCTTACAATACCAATGTGGTTATTCCCCATGCTTCTTATATTGCTAAACAAAGTAAAGAAAGTGAAATTAAATTTTTAAATTTGTTTATATATTTTTATATCGCGGCTGGGTTTATTTTTATTGTTTTTGGGGGAGTTACGCCCGGGTTTTGGCTTAATTTAATTTCACGCTTTAATATTATCACCCCCGCGGCGGAAAGCCTGTTTGTTCTGGCTTTAATTTATTTCGCTTTTTTACTGCTTACGCAGCTTTTAATTAATATTTTGGAACGTCACAGAATATTCGGCATAGCTTATTTAAGCCCGCTTAACGCCGCTTTGCCCTTGCTGCTTTTACTTTGCTTTCATAAAACTTTGGGCGTAGCCGCTATGCTGTGCGGTTTTATAGCCGCGCAGTTTATACAAAGCGCGGCCTGTGTTTTAATAATGTTTGTTAAACTTGACTGGAAAATAACGCCTTCTTTGGAATCTGTTGATAAGAATTTTATAAAAAACAGCTTAGGCTCTTTAGGCGGGGAAATACTTGTTTTAATTAACTCTTTTTTGCCATTGTTTTTAATGACGGGGTTTGGCTCGGGCGTGTTAAGCGCGCTTAACTACGCTAAACAGATTTTTGATTCCCCTACGGAAATTATTACCAACCGCATAACCGCCGTAACAAGAATCAAATTTAACGAGCTTTCTACCGAGAAAAACACCAAAAACCTGGCTGATTATTTTTACCAAAACCTCACTGTCCTTTTGCTTATTATGACGCCTGTGGCGGTTTTTACGGCGGCGTTTTCATATGATATAGTAACTTTGTTTTTCAAAAGGGGCAGCTTCAGTTCCGAAAACGTGAGACAGACAAGTTTGTTTGTTTCTTTTTTCATGCCCAGTATAATACTTTTACTGCCCGTGTATTTACACAGAAATTTAGCCTCTGCCGAACGCAGATTAAAAGAATTTTTTAAATACCAGTTTATTAACGCGGTTGTTTTCGCGGCGCTTATTTTAATTTGTATGCGCCAAATAGGCCCGCTGGGGTACCCGGTAGCTTTTTTCTGGGGCAATGTTTTTTGGCTTTGTTTAGCGCCTGTGTTTTTGTCTAAATATTTAAATTTTATAAGCCATAAAAAAACAATTTTTCTTATGCTTTCTGTTTTGGTTTTTGGGCTTGTTTCACTTGCGCCGAGTATTGCGGCGGCAAAATTTATTGATATGCTTTTTTTAAGGATTTTTATTTGCGGTTCAATTTATGTTGTTTGTTTTGCTTTACTTGCTTACTTAGCGCGCGGCAAATATAAAAAATATATTTAA
- a CDS encoding P-loop NTPase, producing the protein MKDLNIDPRVYSIAPRLSKIKKIIAVTGFKGGVGKSTVSCLLALALAERGLRTGLADLDFAGASCHAILGVKPGPKSLFPKEIEGLLPPDIEGVKFMSLSYFTQSRAVHLRGADITNTIIELLAVTNWGELDFLVLDMPPGLSDTALDIMRYIPQAKLICVVTPSVLSQNLAASALQFSKYAGIETAGIVKNLLTDNSPHIDFANFKTLVELKTDENFENNIGDIKKLKNTDIFRNLELAVEKLV; encoded by the coding sequence ATGAAAGACTTAAATATTGACCCTAGAGTATATTCAATAGCTCCGCGTTTAAGCAAAATAAAAAAAATTATAGCCGTAACAGGTTTTAAAGGAGGCGTTGGCAAATCAACGGTTTCCTGCCTGCTGGCTTTAGCGCTTGCCGAGCGCGGTTTAAGAACAGGCCTTGCCGACTTGGATTTTGCGGGCGCAAGCTGCCACGCCATTTTAGGCGTTAAACCGGGGCCTAAAAGTTTATTCCCCAAAGAAATCGAAGGCCTTTTACCTCCTGATATTGAAGGGGTTAAATTTATGTCGCTTTCTTATTTTACCCAATCACGCGCCGTGCATTTAAGAGGCGCTGACATAACTAATACCATAATAGAACTTTTGGCCGTTACTAACTGGGGCGAATTGGATTTTTTGGTTTTGGATATGCCGCCGGGCCTTTCAGACACCGCTTTAGATATTATGCGCTATATACCGCAGGCCAAGCTTATCTGTGTAGTAACGCCAAGCGTACTTTCACAAAACTTGGCGGCGTCTGCTTTACAGTTTTCAAAATACGCCGGAATAGAAACGGCGGGTATAGTTAAAAACCTTTTAACGGACAACTCCCCGCACATAGATTTCGCTAATTTTAAGACCCTCGTGGAATTAAAAACTGATGAAAATTTTGAAAATAATATCGGCGACATTAAAAAACTAAAAAATACCGATATTTTCAGAAATTTAGAATTAGCGGTTGAAAAATTGGTTTAA